Proteins found in one Scomber scombrus chromosome 15, fScoSco1.1, whole genome shotgun sequence genomic segment:
- the il11ra gene encoding interleukin-11 receptor subunit alpha — MPGLLSSPVCLTVIWFLSWSLCSSRAQIWTDEVSGVQYGRLDSNVTLACGKSPIRIPVVWHLNHNSALPWHKVTTDGSLVLLHVDHSAQGNYSCYDYQGRLLHSVKLRLGHPPGLLSISCQVPNHTHVRCSWVESVRTFLPAKYNASLRNGQEWRPCIVDVTHKHCDVDHPAFWQTTHILRITEINVLGSQTTIVRFRLHELLKPDPPESVLAKELEGYPQRLMVSWNFPSSWPLQNAFPLVFHIRYRPLGSMYWSEIYSEDSHVVVHDALAGNPHQVQVRARDEVNAESQWSEWSPLLLVHPWEDYSTSEPSEDKFTDYMFPFNTKPETSTAKSHNPVVEDEGNLGLVILLVLFSVVILTTVLSLIFVVWVRQRRRDHVSKQELTSMVKMKSMSI; from the exons ATGCCAGGTCTTTTGTCCAGTCCTGTGTGTCTGACAGTCATCTGGTTTTTATCTTGGTCGCTGTGTTCCAGCCGTGCTCAGATTTGGACTGATGAAG tgtCAGGTGTGCAGTACGGGCGCTTGGACTCTAATGTGACACTGGCATGCGGGAAGTCACCTATTAg GATACCTGTGGTGTGGCATCTCAACCACAACTCAGCGTTGCCATGGCACAAAGTGACAACAGATGGATCCTTAGTCCTACTGCACGTCGACCACTCAGCCCAAGGCAACTACAGCTGCTATGACTACCAGGGGCGCCTCCTCCACTCTGTCAAACTCAGACTGGGTC ATCCCCCTGGGCTGCTGAGCATTTCCTGTCAAGTGCCCAATCACACGCATGTTCGCTGCTCCTGGGTGGAATCAGTGAGGACATTCCTGCCAGCCAAGTACAATGCCTCCCTCAG GAATGGTCAGGAGTGGAGGCCATGCATTGTGGATGTCACCCACAAGCACTGTGATGTAGATCATCCTGCCTTCTGGCAGACTACCCATATTCTTAGAATCACAGAGATCAATGTCCTCGGGTCCCAGACAACAATTGTACGGTTCAGGTTACATGAGCTAT TGAAACCAGACCCTCCAGAGTCCGTGTTGGCAAAGGAGCTAGAAGGCTATCCACAGAGGCTAATGGTCTCATGGAACTTTCCCTCCTCCTGGCCGCTGCAGAATGCTTTCCCCCTAGTGTTTCACATTAGATACAGGCCGCTTGGCTCCATGTACTGGTCAGAG ATTTATTCAGAGGACAGCCATGTCGTGGTGCATGACGCCCTGGCCGGCAACCCTCACCAGGTTCAGGTTCGAGCCCGGGACGAGGTGAACGCAGAGAGCCAGTGGAGTGAATGGAGTCCCCTGCTCTTAGTCCATCCCTGGGAAG ACTACAGCACCTCTGAACCTTCAGAGGATAAATTCACAGACTATATGTTTCCCTTCAACACAAAGCCCGAGACCTCCACTGCAAAATCACACA ATCCTGTAGTTGAGGATGAAGGTAATTTGGGTTTGGTGATCCTCTTGGTTTTGTTCTCCGTGGTCATCCTCACCACCGTCCTTTCCCTCATCTTTGTCGTGTG GGTGAGGCAGAGGCGGCGCGATCATGTGAGCAAACAGGAACTCACCTCTATGGTCAAGATGAAGTCCATGTCAATCTAA
- the tmem267 gene encoding transmembrane protein 267, translating to MQGFYSKLDSSPLLGVGLGGEGAPVPLSLAVETEKAQALLQTFSSASLLASAGLGMFCVVADHALQLSLIQHHLWLRAALDNATHGLVGLWSWAVVIGLRKKSDLYEVLLAGLLASIIDLDHFYMAGSLSLKAAVSLPQRPPLHCSSLIPVLCLSLRFLMWIGRLKDAWCSLPWMLFISMATHHVRDAVRHGLWVCPFGNTAPLPYWLYVSTTATLPHLCSVLMYLTGTRDVISTKHGVAIDV from the exons ATGCAAGGATTCTACTCCAAGCTCGACTCGTCCCCGTTACTGGGGGTGGGCCTCGGGGGAGAGGGCGCCCCCGTGCCTCTCAGCCTGGCTGTGGAGACCGAGAAAGCGCAGGCCCTCCTACAGACGTTCAGCTCCGCCTCTCTGCTGGCGTCGGCGGGTCTGGGTATGTTCTGCGTAGTGGCGGACCACGCCCTCCAGCTGTCTCTTATCCAGCATCACCTGTGGCTGCGTGCAGCCTTGGACAACGCCACGCACGGATTGGTGGGGTTGTGGTCATGGGCGGTTGTTATTGGACTAAGGAAAAAGAGTGATCTGTATGAGGTGCTGCTGGCAGGTCTTCTGGCTTCAATCATAGACCTGGACCACTTCTACATGGCTGGATCCCTGTCTCTCAAG gCTGCTGTGTCGCTCCCTCAGCGTCCCCCTctccactgctcctctctcatccctgtcctctgtctctccctccgcTTCCTCATGTGGATCGGACGCCTCAAAGATGCTTGGTGCTCCTTGCCGTGGATGCTCTTCATCTCCATGGCAACGCACCACGTCCGGGATGCTGTACGCCATGGTTTGTGGGTGTGCCCATTCGGCAACACAGCGCCGCTTCCCTACTGGCTGTACGTGAGCACCACAGCGACACTCCCGCACCTGTGTTCAGTGCTCATGTATCTAACAGGAACCAGAGATGTGATCTCTACCAAACACGGAGTGGCTATAGATGTTTAG